The Muricauda sp. SCSIO 65647 genome includes a region encoding these proteins:
- a CDS encoding nucleotide sugar dehydrogenase, whose amino-acid sequence MKKISKICCIGAGYVGGPTMSVIAYKCPEIQVTVVDLNAKRIAQWNDENLDNLPIYEPGLKEIVAETRGKNLFFSSDVDKGIDEAEMIFISVNTPTKTYGKGKGQAADLKNIELCARNIAKVAQEDKIVVEKSTLPVRTAEALKSILDNTGKGVRFEILSNPEFLAEGTAIEDLLNADRVLIGGDETPSGKEAKDTLSWVYEHWLPKERILQTNVWSSELSKLVANAFLAQRVSSINSISALCEKTDANVAEVSRAIGFDSRIGSRFLNSSVGFGGSCFQKDILNLVYIAKSFGLQEVADYWEQVIIMNDYQKRRFADNIVTTLYNTVSGKKIVFYGWAFKKDTNDTRESAAIYVADALLDEEANVVVYDPKVSEENIYADLDYLETRGPEENRRLLKVAKNPIEATKDAHAIAILTEWDEFKDYDWKKVHSNMLKPAFVFDGRRLLDKDEMTEMGFHFYKIGQS is encoded by the coding sequence ATGAAGAAAATAAGCAAGATTTGTTGCATTGGCGCAGGTTATGTCGGCGGACCGACCATGTCTGTGATAGCCTATAAATGTCCAGAGATACAGGTTACTGTGGTAGATTTAAATGCGAAAAGAATTGCTCAGTGGAATGATGAGAACCTAGACAATCTTCCCATCTATGAACCTGGCCTAAAAGAAATCGTGGCAGAAACAAGGGGCAAAAATCTTTTCTTTTCTTCTGATGTTGACAAGGGTATCGACGAAGCCGAAATGATTTTTATTTCTGTAAATACACCCACAAAAACATATGGCAAGGGCAAAGGGCAAGCCGCTGATCTTAAAAACATAGAACTCTGCGCGCGCAATATTGCCAAAGTGGCCCAAGAAGATAAAATAGTGGTTGAAAAATCAACACTTCCCGTACGCACTGCTGAAGCTTTGAAAAGTATTCTAGACAATACGGGAAAAGGGGTCAGGTTTGAAATTTTATCAAACCCTGAGTTTTTGGCAGAAGGTACGGCTATCGAAGATTTACTTAATGCCGATAGGGTACTTATCGGTGGAGATGAAACTCCTTCAGGAAAGGAAGCAAAAGATACGTTGAGTTGGGTCTATGAGCATTGGTTGCCCAAAGAACGTATTCTTCAAACCAATGTTTGGTCATCAGAATTGTCAAAACTAGTGGCCAACGCCTTTTTGGCACAACGGGTATCTTCGATCAACTCCATTTCTGCCCTTTGTGAAAAGACTGATGCCAATGTGGCCGAGGTTTCGCGGGCCATTGGTTTTGACAGCAGAATCGGATCGAGGTTTTTGAACTCTTCTGTCGGATTTGGTGGTTCTTGCTTTCAAAAAGATATTCTGAACCTTGTCTATATTGCCAAAAGCTTTGGTCTACAAGAGGTTGCGGATTATTGGGAGCAAGTAATCATTATGAACGATTACCAGAAGCGCAGATTTGCCGACAATATTGTCACCACACTTTATAATACCGTATCTGGTAAGAAAATAGTTTTTTATGGTTGGGCCTTTAAAAAAGACACCAATGATACCCGTGAATCAGCTGCCATATATGTGGCCGATGCGCTACTTGATGAAGAGGCAAATGTCGTGGTGTACGACCCAAAAGTATCTGAAGAAAACATATACGCCGATTTAGATTATCTTGAGACCCGTGGCCCCGAAGAGAACAGACGGCTTTTAAAAGTAGCCAAAAACCCAATCGAGGCTACAAAAGACGCCCATGCCATTGCAATATTGACAGAATGGGATGAATTCAAGGACTACGATTGGAAAAAAGTACATTCCAACATGCTCAAGCCAGCTTTTGTTTTTGATGGTAGGCGTTTATTGGACAAAGATGAAATGACCGAAATGGGCTTTCATTTTTATAAAATTGGACAATCATAA